One Thiocapsa bogorovii DNA segment encodes these proteins:
- the hflD gene encoding high frequency lysogenization protein HflD, with protein MPHDNLDRLVALAGIYQAVNCVMRVARSGSADTDAMEPCIYSLLQVNADGVGAVFGEPGRVANGARQIIAQLTGKPERNLELTRYVVLLIKLERALAARPDLLARIGEGIEAAQEKQEHFALLHPNMLAHLAAIYTDTVSTLEPRIIVRGDPLHLQNPDNQNRVRALLLAGIRSAMLWRQVGGTRWQLLLKNKQILADARRYLDSVADRTANPNA; from the coding sequence ATGCCTCACGACAATCTCGACCGCCTCGTCGCCCTCGCCGGTATCTATCAAGCCGTCAACTGCGTCATGCGCGTCGCCCGCTCCGGCTCGGCCGACACCGACGCGATGGAGCCCTGTATCTATAGTCTTCTGCAGGTCAATGCCGATGGTGTGGGTGCCGTCTTCGGCGAGCCGGGACGGGTTGCGAACGGTGCACGACAGATCATCGCGCAACTCACCGGCAAGCCGGAGCGCAACCTGGAGTTGACCCGCTATGTGGTTCTCTTGATAAAGTTGGAGCGGGCCCTCGCGGCGCGCCCCGACCTCCTCGCGCGCATCGGCGAAGGCATCGAGGCGGCGCAGGAGAAGCAGGAGCACTTCGCACTCCTGCACCCGAACATGCTGGCCCATCTCGCGGCGATCTACACCGACACCGTCAGCACGCTGGAACCCCGGATCATCGTCCGCGGCGACCCCCTGCATCTACAGAATCCCGACAACCAGAATCGGGTGCGCGCGCTCCTGCTCGCCGGCATCCGCTCCGCCATGCTGTGGCGGCAGGTCGGCGGTACCCGCTGGCAACTGCTCCTGAAGAACAAGCAGATCCTCGCCGACGCCCGCCGTTACCTCGACAGCGTAGCCGACCGCACCGCGAATCCGAATGCGTAA
- the purB gene encoding adenylosuccinate lyase has translation MDLTGLTAISPVDGRYGAKTTELRPIFSEFGLIRSRVLVEIRWLQTLSRHPGIPEVPVFSAEADRLLDDIAEHFGVADAQRIKEIERTTNHDVKAVEYFLKERIAAHPQLHAASEFIHFACTSEDINNLAHGLMLSAGREQVLLPEMDAVIAAVRDLAHRYAEQPMLSRTHGQPATPTTLGKEMANLVHRLHIQRDRVAEVTLLGKMNGAVGHYNAHRVAYPELDWPGVTRGFVESLGLTWNPYTTQIEPHDYMAELFDALARFNTVLIDLSRDLWGYISLGYFKQRTVAGEIGSSTMPHKVNPIDFENAEGNLGIANAILRHLAEKLPISRWQRDLTDSTVLRNLGVGVAHTSIALQSTLRGIGKLEADPARMAADLDANWEVLAEPIQTLMRRYGVDRPYERLKALTRGQRIGPEALQVFIDGLEIPEGAKAELAALTPATYLGDAARLAREI, from the coding sequence ATGGATCTCACCGGCCTGACCGCCATCTCGCCCGTCGACGGGCGTTATGGTGCCAAGACGACCGAACTGCGGCCGATCTTCAGCGAGTTCGGGCTGATCCGCTCCCGCGTGCTGGTGGAGATTCGCTGGCTGCAAACCCTATCGCGGCACCCCGGAATCCCGGAGGTGCCGGTCTTCTCGGCCGAGGCCGACCGGCTGCTCGACGACATCGCCGAGCACTTCGGCGTCGCGGATGCGCAACGCATCAAGGAGATCGAGCGGACAACGAATCATGATGTGAAGGCGGTCGAATATTTCCTGAAGGAGCGGATCGCAGCCCATCCGCAACTCCACGCGGCCAGCGAGTTCATTCACTTTGCCTGTACCTCCGAGGACATCAACAATCTCGCCCACGGGCTCATGTTGAGCGCCGGGCGGGAGCAGGTCCTGCTGCCCGAGATGGACGCCGTCATCGCGGCTGTGCGGGACTTGGCGCATCGCTATGCCGAACAACCGATGCTCTCGCGCACCCACGGCCAACCGGCAACCCCGACGACGCTCGGCAAGGAGATGGCGAACCTCGTCCACCGGCTGCATATCCAGCGCGATCGCGTCGCCGAGGTGACGCTGTTGGGCAAGATGAACGGCGCGGTCGGCCACTACAACGCCCATCGCGTCGCCTATCCGGAGCTCGATTGGCCCGGGGTAACCCGCGGATTCGTCGAGTCGCTCGGGCTGACCTGGAACCCCTACACGACCCAGATCGAACCCCATGATTACATGGCGGAGCTGTTCGACGCCCTCGCGCGCTTCAACACCGTCCTGATCGATCTCTCACGCGACCTTTGGGGCTACATCTCGCTCGGCTATTTCAAGCAGCGTACCGTCGCGGGCGAGATCGGCTCCTCGACGATGCCGCACAAGGTCAACCCGATCGACTTCGAGAACGCGGAAGGCAACCTCGGGATCGCGAACGCCATCCTGCGACATCTCGCGGAAAAACTGCCCATCTCGCGCTGGCAGCGCGATCTAACCGACTCCACGGTTCTGCGGAATCTCGGCGTCGGCGTCGCCCACACCAGCATCGCACTCCAATCGACTCTCCGGGGGATCGGCAAGCTCGAGGCCGATCCCGCGCGGATGGCGGCCGATCTGGACGCGAACTGGGAGGTCTTGGCTGAGCCGATCCAGACCTTGATGCGTCGCTACGGTGTCGACCGCCCTTACGAGCGACTGAAGGCGTTAACGCGCGGCCAGCGCATCGGACCGGAAGCGCTGCAGGTCTTCATCGACGGATTGGAGATCCCGGAAGGCGCTAAGGCCGAGCTCGCAGCCCTGACGCCCGCAACCTATCTCGGCGATGCCGCCCGGCTTGCACGCGAAATCTGA
- the acnA gene encoding aconitate hydratase AcnA: MTNSFNAKASLDVAGTDYEIFKLDAVPGSARLPFSLKILLENLLRNEDDVTVTRSDIEDLANWDPQAEPSKEIQYRPARVLMQDFTGVPAVVDLAAMRDAMKALGGDPRKINPLQPAELVIDHSVQVDHFGSNDAFALNAELEFRRNQERYKFLKWGQKALDGFKVVPPDTGIVHQVNIEYLSRVVFPKPLDGRTQAYFDTCVGTDSHTTMVNGIGVLGWGVGGIEAEASMLGQPVSMLVPKVVGFKLTGTLREGVTATDLVLTIVDQLRKHGVVGKFVEFYGPAIATLPIGDRTTIANMGPEYGATCGLFPIDQVTLDYLRLTGREESQIALVEAYAKAQGVWHTADAPEADYSETLALDLGDVVPSLAGPKRPQDRVPLTEMATHFPAALAELKKERNIPSKGPAKAVMDGQAIEISDGSIVVAAITSCTNTSNPSVMLAAGLVAKKAAALGLKAAPWVKTSLGPGSMAVTRYLDRAGLTEPLKALGFHNVGYGCTVCIGNTGPLPAPVSKAIADNDLCAVSILSGNRNFEGRVHAEVRMNYLASPPLVVAYAIAGRIDLDPYKDPLTTAPSGQPVYLKDIWPTQDEVNAAIAENVTVDEFTSAYADVYAGDARWQSIEVAASQTYDWPDSTYIRNPPYFDGMTLEVSPARDISGARCLAVLGDSITTDHISPAGSIKPDSPAGKYLIEKGVDVKDFNSLGSRRGNHEVMMRGTFANIRLRNLMAPGTEGGVTLHQPSNEPMSIFDAAMRYQAEGTPVIVIAGKEYGSGSSRDWAAKGPRLLGVRAVIAESYERIHRSNLVGMGILPLEFLPGDNAQSLGLTGTEQFDITGLDNAEAKSVTVSATAPDGSVKTFKAKVRIDTPNEIDYYRHGGILPYVLRRLAA; this comes from the coding sequence ATGACCAACAGCTTCAACGCCAAAGCCTCACTCGACGTCGCCGGTACGGACTACGAGATCTTCAAGCTCGACGCCGTCCCCGGCAGCGCGCGCCTGCCTTTCTCGCTGAAGATTCTGTTGGAGAACCTGCTCCGCAACGAGGACGATGTCACCGTCACTCGATCGGACATCGAGGATCTTGCGAACTGGGATCCGCAAGCCGAGCCGTCCAAAGAGATCCAATACCGCCCTGCCCGGGTTTTGATGCAGGACTTCACCGGCGTTCCGGCGGTCGTCGACCTTGCGGCGATGCGTGATGCGATGAAGGCGCTCGGGGGCGATCCGCGCAAGATCAACCCGCTCCAGCCGGCCGAGCTGGTCATCGATCATTCGGTGCAGGTCGATCATTTCGGCTCGAACGACGCCTTCGCACTCAATGCAGAGCTCGAGTTCCGGCGGAATCAAGAACGCTATAAGTTCCTCAAGTGGGGCCAGAAGGCGCTCGACGGCTTCAAGGTGGTCCCGCCCGACACCGGCATCGTGCATCAGGTCAACATCGAGTATCTCTCACGCGTCGTCTTCCCGAAGCCGCTCGACGGACGTACCCAAGCCTATTTCGATACCTGTGTCGGTACGGACTCGCACACCACCATGGTCAACGGGATCGGCGTCCTGGGCTGGGGCGTGGGCGGTATCGAGGCCGAGGCATCCATGCTGGGCCAACCGGTTTCGATGCTGGTCCCCAAGGTCGTCGGCTTCAAGCTGACGGGCACCCTGCGCGAAGGCGTGACGGCCACCGACCTGGTTCTGACCATCGTCGATCAGCTTCGCAAGCACGGCGTGGTCGGCAAGTTCGTCGAGTTCTACGGCCCGGCGATCGCGACCCTGCCGATCGGCGATCGCACTACCATCGCCAACATGGGGCCGGAGTACGGCGCGACCTGCGGTCTCTTCCCGATCGATCAGGTGACGCTCGACTATCTGCGCCTGACCGGACGCGAGGAGTCGCAGATTGCCTTGGTGGAGGCCTATGCCAAGGCTCAGGGCGTCTGGCACACGGCGGATGCCCCGGAGGCCGACTACTCGGAGACCCTCGCCCTGGACCTGGGCGATGTCGTGCCCTCCCTCGCCGGCCCGAAACGCCCGCAGGACCGGGTACCGCTCACCGAAATGGCGACCCACTTCCCGGCCGCGCTGGCCGAGCTCAAGAAGGAACGCAACATCCCGAGCAAGGGTCCAGCGAAGGCGGTCATGGACGGGCAAGCGATCGAGATCTCCGACGGCTCCATCGTGGTCGCAGCCATCACCTCCTGTACCAACACCTCGAACCCGAGCGTCATGCTCGCCGCCGGCCTGGTTGCCAAAAAGGCCGCGGCCCTGGGTCTCAAGGCAGCCCCCTGGGTGAAGACCTCGCTCGGCCCGGGCTCGATGGCCGTCACGCGCTACCTGGATCGCGCGGGGCTCACCGAGCCGCTCAAGGCACTGGGTTTCCACAACGTCGGCTACGGCTGTACCGTCTGCATCGGCAACACCGGCCCGCTTCCCGCGCCGGTCTCCAAGGCCATCGCGGACAATGACCTCTGCGCCGTCTCCATCCTCTCGGGCAACCGCAATTTCGAGGGACGGGTCCATGCCGAGGTACGCATGAACTATCTGGCGAGCCCACCGTTGGTCGTCGCCTACGCCATCGCCGGCCGGATCGATCTGGACCCCTACAAGGATCCGCTGACGACCGCACCGAGCGGCCAACCCGTCTATCTCAAGGATATCTGGCCGACCCAGGACGAGGTGAACGCGGCCATCGCCGAAAACGTCACCGTCGATGAGTTCACGTCCGCCTACGCCGATGTTTACGCCGGCGATGCGCGCTGGCAATCCATCGAGGTGGCCGCCAGCCAGACCTACGACTGGCCGGACTCGACCTACATCCGCAACCCGCCGTATTTCGACGGGATGACGCTGGAGGTCTCGCCGGCGAGGGACATCTCGGGCGCGCGCTGCCTAGCCGTGCTCGGCGACTCCATTACGACCGATCACATCTCGCCCGCCGGCTCCATCAAGCCGGACTCTCCTGCCGGCAAATATCTGATCGAGAAGGGCGTGGACGTCAAGGACTTCAACAGCCTAGGCTCGCGACGCGGCAACCACGAGGTCATGATGCGCGGCACCTTTGCCAACATCAGACTGCGCAACCTGATGGCGCCGGGCACCGAAGGCGGTGTGACCCTGCACCAGCCGAGCAACGAGCCGATGTCCATTTTCGACGCGGCCATGCGCTACCAGGCCGAAGGCACGCCGGTCATCGTGATCGCCGGCAAGGAATACGGCTCTGGCTCCTCGCGCGACTGGGCCGCGAAGGGACCGCGTCTTTTGGGCGTGCGCGCCGTGATCGCAGAGAGCTACGAGCGCATCCATCGCTCCAACCTGGTCGGCATGGGCATCCTGCCCTTGGAGTTCCTGCCGGGCGATAACGCCCAATCGCTGGGACTGACCGGGACCGAGCAGTTCGACATCACCGGACTCGACAACGCCGAGGCGAAGTCGGTGACCGTGAGTGCGACGGCGCCCGACGGATCGGTGAAGACCTTCAAGGCCAAGGTGCGGATCGACACCCCGAACGAGATCGACTACTACAGGCACGGCGGGATCCTGCCCTACGTCCTGCGTCGGCTCGCGGCCTGA
- the clpS gene encoding ATP-dependent Clp protease adapter ClpS, protein MSDDLPSEERESGLTVQEARPKLRRPPLFKVLLLNDDYTPMEFVVQVLETFFAMNREKATQIMLHVHTRGRGVCGVFTKDIAETKVSQVNDFARSHQHPLLCTMEEA, encoded by the coding sequence ATGAGTGACGACCTTCCGAGCGAGGAACGCGAATCAGGGCTGACCGTACAGGAGGCGAGACCGAAGCTTCGTCGGCCGCCCCTTTTCAAGGTCCTGTTGCTGAACGATGATTACACCCCGATGGAGTTCGTGGTGCAGGTGCTGGAGACCTTTTTCGCAATGAACCGCGAGAAGGCGACCCAAATCATGCTGCACGTGCATACTCGAGGTCGAGGGGTGTGCGGTGTTTTCACCAAAGATATCGCCGAGACCAAGGTGTCGCAGGTGAACGACTTTGCGCGAAGTCACCAACACCCCTTGCTGTGCACGATGGAAGAGGCTTAG
- the clpA gene encoding ATP-dependent Clp protease ATP-binding subunit ClpA: MLSKELEFTLNRAFKEARAKHHEYMTVEHMLLSLLDNPTAAKVLKACGTDAEKLRREITAFIDETTPLIPDSEDRDTQPTLGFQRVLQRAVFHVQSAGKKEVTGANVLVALFSEQDSQAVYLLNQQDVTRLDVVNYISHGISKVPGESQDDEIPGDVDEPRGEEKEGSSPLETFATNLNEMARQGRIDPLIGRAAEVERTVQILCRRRKNNPLFVGEAGVGKTAIAEGLAKKIVDGQVPEILGDAVIYSLDLGGLVAGTKYRGDFEKRLKAVLAQLKRQRHAILFIDEIHTIIGAGSASGGVMDASNLIKPVLASGDLRCIGSTTYQEYRGIFEKDRALARRFQKIDVEEPSVEETFEILKGLKSRFEEHHQVSYTNPALRAAAELSNRYINDRHLPDKAIDVIDEAGAHVQLKSPAKRKKRIDVGDVEAIVAKMARIPSKKVSASDTESLKNLDRDLKMVVYGQDAAIDALTSSIRMNRSGLGTEEKPIGSFLFTGPTGVGKTEVTRQLARILGMELLRFDMSEYMERHTVSRLIGAPPGYVGFDQGGLLTEEVNKHPHAVLLLDEIEKAHPDVFNLLLQVMDHGTLTDNNGRKADFRNVVLVMTTNAGAEETARRSIGFTEQDHSTDGIEALKRYFTPEFRNRLDAVVQFGSLSEETIRSVVDKFVFELEQQLEEKKVSLTIDADARAWLADKGYDPKMGARPMARVIQNHIKKPLANELLFGDLVAGGNVHIHVQGETLAFDINGEPRSL; this comes from the coding sequence ATGCTGAGCAAAGAACTTGAATTTACGCTGAACCGGGCCTTCAAGGAGGCGCGTGCGAAGCATCACGAGTACATGACGGTCGAGCACATGCTGTTGTCGCTTCTCGATAACCCGACCGCCGCGAAGGTGCTCAAGGCGTGCGGGACGGATGCCGAGAAGCTGCGTCGCGAGATCACCGCCTTCATCGACGAGACAACGCCGCTGATTCCCGACAGCGAGGATCGAGACACGCAGCCGACGCTCGGATTCCAGCGCGTCCTGCAGCGAGCGGTCTTCCATGTTCAGTCCGCCGGAAAGAAGGAGGTCACCGGGGCGAACGTCCTCGTGGCGCTCTTCAGCGAGCAGGACTCCCAAGCCGTTTATCTGCTCAATCAGCAGGACGTGACGCGTTTGGACGTCGTCAACTATATCTCGCACGGGATCTCGAAGGTTCCGGGCGAGAGTCAGGACGACGAGATCCCCGGCGATGTCGACGAGCCGCGCGGAGAAGAAAAGGAGGGCAGCAGTCCGCTCGAGACGTTTGCGACCAATCTGAATGAAATGGCGCGCCAAGGGCGGATCGACCCCCTGATCGGTCGCGCCGCCGAGGTGGAGCGCACCGTTCAGATCCTCTGCCGGCGGCGCAAGAACAACCCGTTGTTCGTCGGCGAGGCGGGCGTGGGCAAGACCGCGATCGCCGAAGGCTTGGCCAAGAAGATCGTCGACGGACAGGTTCCGGAGATTCTCGGCGATGCCGTCATCTACTCGCTGGACCTCGGCGGCCTCGTGGCCGGAACCAAATACCGGGGTGATTTCGAGAAGCGGCTCAAGGCGGTCCTCGCACAACTGAAGCGCCAGCGTCACGCGATCCTCTTCATCGACGAGATCCATACGATCATCGGCGCCGGGTCTGCCTCGGGCGGGGTCATGGATGCCTCGAACCTGATCAAGCCCGTGCTGGCCTCCGGTGATCTGCGTTGCATCGGCTCCACGACCTACCAAGAATACCGCGGTATCTTCGAGAAGGATCGGGCGTTGGCGCGTCGCTTCCAGAAGATCGACGTCGAAGAGCCGTCGGTCGAGGAGACCTTCGAGATCCTCAAGGGGCTCAAGAGCCGGTTCGAAGAACATCATCAGGTGTCCTACACCAACCCGGCCTTGCGTGCCGCAGCGGAGCTGTCGAACCGTTACATCAACGATCGCCATCTTCCCGACAAGGCGATCGACGTCATCGACGAGGCGGGTGCACACGTCCAGCTCAAGAGCCCCGCGAAGCGCAAGAAGCGCATCGATGTGGGCGACGTCGAGGCGATCGTCGCCAAGATGGCGCGCATCCCCTCGAAGAAGGTTTCGGCCTCCGACACGGAGTCGCTCAAGAACCTCGATCGCGATCTCAAGATGGTCGTGTATGGTCAAGATGCGGCGATCGATGCCTTGACCTCCTCGATTCGCATGAACCGCTCGGGCTTGGGGACCGAGGAGAAGCCGATTGGCTCGTTCTTGTTCACCGGTCCGACCGGCGTCGGTAAGACGGAGGTGACCCGTCAGCTGGCGCGGATCCTCGGCATGGAGCTTCTGCGCTTCGACATGTCCGAATACATGGAGCGGCACACGGTCTCGCGGCTTATCGGCGCGCCGCCCGGATATGTGGGCTTCGATCAGGGCGGTCTGCTGACCGAAGAGGTCAACAAGCACCCGCATGCGGTCTTGCTGCTCGACGAGATCGAGAAGGCACATCCCGATGTCTTCAACCTGCTCCTGCAGGTGATGGACCATGGGACACTGACCGACAACAACGGTCGGAAGGCAGATTTCCGCAACGTGGTCCTGGTGATGACCACGAACGCCGGGGCAGAAGAAACCGCTCGACGCTCGATCGGCTTCACCGAACAAGATCACTCGACCGACGGTATCGAGGCGCTCAAGCGCTACTTCACACCCGAATTCCGCAATCGGCTCGACGCAGTCGTGCAGTTCGGCTCCTTGAGCGAGGAGACGATCCGGAGCGTTGTGGATAAGTTCGTGTTCGAGCTCGAGCAGCAACTCGAAGAGAAGAAAGTGAGTTTGACGATCGACGCCGATGCCCGTGCCTGGCTGGCGGATAAAGGCTACGATCCGAAGATGGGCGCCCGTCCGATGGCACGGGTAATCCAGAACCACATCAAGAAGCCGTTGGCCAACGAGCTTCTCTTCGGTGATCTCGTCGCAGGCGGAAACGTGCACATCCACGTGCAAGGAGAGACGCTCGCTTTCGACATCAACGGCGAGCCACGTTCGCTATGA
- the mnmA gene encoding tRNA 2-thiouridine(34) synthase MnmA: MTDVLHQPHSTRVIVGLSGGVDSAVAAHRLLALGYAVEALFMKNWEEDDDPGYCAAAADLADARAVAERLGIQLHTVNFATEYWDRVFESFLSEYRALRTPNPDVLCNREIKFAAFLEHALGLGADLIATGHYARVTRDAQGTRLRLCADPDKDQTYFLHLLDQAQLGRALFPLDDLNKREVREIARGLGLANAEKKDSTGICFIGERRFRDFLARYLPREPGPIETAEGVAIGEHRGLAYYTIGQRQGLGIGGIHGGREAPWFVAAKNAERNTLVLVQETHHPLLMSSGLRAAQPHWIAGAPPQDPPFRCLARLRHRQPLQHCEVLEAGESGCRIHFDQPQRAVTPGQSVVLYRDDVCLGGAIIDAGWH, from the coding sequence ATGACCGACGTATTGCACCAGCCTCACTCGACCCGCGTGATCGTCGGCCTCTCCGGCGGCGTGGATTCGGCCGTCGCAGCCCATCGTCTCCTCGCGTTGGGCTACGCGGTCGAGGCGCTCTTCATGAAGAACTGGGAAGAGGACGACGACCCCGGCTACTGCGCCGCCGCCGCGGACCTGGCCGACGCGCGTGCCGTCGCCGAACGGCTCGGGATCCAGCTGCATACCGTCAACTTCGCGACCGAATACTGGGATCGTGTCTTCGAGTCCTTCCTGAGCGAATATCGGGCCCTCCGCACCCCCAACCCGGATGTCCTGTGCAACCGGGAAATCAAGTTCGCCGCCTTCCTCGAGCACGCTCTGGGTCTGGGCGCCGACCTCATCGCCACAGGCCACTATGCACGGGTCACTCGCGATGCGCAGGGGACCCGTTTGCGTCTGTGCGCCGACCCCGACAAGGATCAGACCTACTTCCTGCATCTGCTCGATCAGGCTCAGTTGGGGCGCGCGCTCTTCCCGCTTGATGACCTGAACAAGCGCGAGGTTCGGGAGATCGCGAGGGGTCTCGGACTCGCCAATGCCGAGAAGAAGGACAGCACCGGGATCTGTTTTATCGGCGAACGTCGCTTCCGGGACTTCCTCGCCCGCTACCTACCGCGCGAGCCCGGCCCCATCGAGACCGCCGAGGGGGTTGCCATCGGCGAGCATCGGGGCCTGGCCTATTACACGATCGGGCAACGCCAGGGACTCGGCATCGGCGGCATCCACGGCGGGCGCGAGGCGCCTTGGTTCGTCGCCGCAAAGAACGCCGAACGCAACACCTTGGTGCTGGTTCAAGAGACGCACCATCCGTTGCTCATGTCTTCCGGGTTGCGTGCGGCGCAGCCGCATTGGATCGCCGGAGCACCGCCGCAAGACCCGCCGTTTCGGTGCCTGGCGCGTCTGCGTCATCGCCAGCCTCTGCAACACTGCGAGGTCTTGGAGGCCGGGGAGTCGGGCTGCCGGATCCACTTCGACCAACCGCAGCGCGCCGTGACGCCAGGTCAGTCGGTCGTGCTCTACCGCGACGACGTCTGTCTCGGCGGCGCGATCATCGACGCGGGGTGGCACTGA
- the infA gene encoding translation initiation factor IF-1, which produces MSKDDVIQMEGTVTETLPNTVFRVELENGHTVTAHISGKMRKHYIRILTGDKVTVELTPYDLTKGRIVYRAR; this is translated from the coding sequence ATGTCAAAAGACGACGTAATCCAAATGGAAGGCACGGTCACGGAGACTCTGCCGAACACTGTTTTCAGGGTCGAGCTGGAGAACGGTCACACCGTCACGGCTCACATCTCCGGCAAGATGCGCAAGCACTATATCCGCATCCTTACAGGGGACAAAGTCACCGTCGAGCTCACGCCCTACGACCTCACGAAAGGTCGCATCGTGTATCGAGCACGATAG
- the icd gene encoding NADP-dependent isocitrate dehydrogenase: protein MANDNIKIPAGGEKIQVNPDLSLNVPNNPIIPYIEGDGIGIDITPVMCAVVDASVAKAYGGSRKVHWMEIYAGEKSTRAYGEDVWLPEETLAAVKDYVVSIKGPLTTPVGGGIRSLNVTLRQELDLYVCLRPVRYFKGTPSPLKEPEHTDMVIFRENSEDIYAGIEWQEGSPAAKKVIDFLRNEMGVTKIRFPDTSGIGVKPVSREGTERLVRKAIQYVIDNDRSSLTLVHKGNIMKFTEGAFKQWGYDLAKSEFGAEEIGGGPWCSFKNPKTGKEIVVKDVIADAFLQQILLRPKDYDVIATLNLNGDYISDALAAQVGGIGMAPGANLSDTVAMFEATHGTAPKYAGKDQVNPSSLILSAEMMLRHMGWTEAADLIIKGVEGAIAAKTVTYDLDRLMDGATKLSCSGFGDAVIAQMD from the coding sequence ATGGCCAACGACAACATCAAGATCCCTGCAGGCGGCGAGAAGATTCAGGTCAACCCCGACCTGTCTCTGAATGTACCGAACAACCCCATCATCCCCTACATCGAGGGCGACGGCATCGGCATCGATATCACGCCGGTGATGTGCGCGGTGGTCGATGCGTCGGTGGCCAAGGCGTACGGCGGGTCGCGCAAGGTCCATTGGATGGAGATCTATGCCGGCGAGAAGTCGACCCGCGCCTACGGCGAGGACGTTTGGCTTCCGGAGGAGACGCTGGCGGCGGTGAAGGATTATGTGGTTTCGATCAAGGGACCGCTGACCACGCCGGTCGGCGGCGGTATCCGCTCGCTGAACGTCACCCTGCGCCAAGAGCTCGATCTGTATGTCTGTCTGCGTCCGGTGCGCTACTTCAAAGGCACGCCGAGTCCGCTCAAGGAGCCCGAACACACCGACATGGTGATCTTCCGCGAGAATTCGGAAGACATCTATGCCGGCATCGAATGGCAGGAAGGCTCGCCCGCGGCCAAGAAGGTCATCGATTTTCTGCGCAACGAGATGGGTGTAACCAAGATCCGATTCCCCGACACCTCCGGGATCGGCGTCAAGCCCGTGTCGCGGGAAGGGACCGAGCGTCTGGTGCGCAAGGCGATCCAATACGTCATCGACAACGACCGATCCTCGCTGACCCTGGTCCACAAGGGCAACATTATGAAGTTCACCGAGGGTGCCTTTAAGCAGTGGGGGTACGATTTGGCCAAATCCGAGTTCGGTGCCGAGGAGATCGGCGGCGGACCCTGGTGCAGCTTCAAGAATCCGAAGACCGGCAAGGAGATCGTGGTCAAGGACGTCATCGCCGATGCCTTCCTTCAGCAAATCCTGCTGCGCCCCAAGGACTACGATGTGATCGCGACCCTGAACCTCAACGGGGACTACATCTCCGACGCGCTGGCCGCGCAGGTCGGCGGCATCGGGATGGCGCCGGGGGCGAATTTGTCCGACACCGTCGCCATGTTCGAGGCCACGCACGGGACCGCGCCCAAATATGCCGGAAAGGATCAGGTGAATCCGAGCTCTTTGATTCTGTCGGCCGAGATGATGCTTCGGCACATGGGTTGGACGGAAGCAGCCGACCTCATCATCAAGGGTGTCGAAGGTGCGATTGCGGCCAAGACCGTCACCTACGATCTCGACAGACTCATGGACGGGGCGACGAAGCTGAGCTGTTCGGGCTTCGGCGATGCGGTGATCGCGCAGATGGATTGA
- the cspD gene encoding cold shock domain-containing protein CspD yields MITGVVKWFNNAKGYGFVQPDGRDEDVFVHFSAIDMDGYKTLREGQKVQFEISQGPKGLHAANVHRVS; encoded by the coding sequence ATGATTACCGGTGTTGTCAAGTGGTTCAATAACGCCAAGGGCTACGGGTTCGTGCAGCCCGATGGCCGCGACGAGGACGTCTTCGTCCACTTCTCGGCCATCGACATGGACGGCTACAAGACCCTGCGCGAGGGACAAAAAGTCCAGTTCGAGATCAGTCAGGGACCGAAGGGCCTTCATGCGGCCAATGTGCATCGCGTCAGTTGA